One genomic window of Anabaena sphaerica FACHB-251 includes the following:
- a CDS encoding Uma2 family endonuclease, whose amino-acid sequence MQLSTFTNPLDNFLQQPNIEASPAWEFIQGKAQQKPMPTLFYSRFQRNLVNAINSQTTAYEAIQELRCIVPPISPVPDISVVKSERLSNEDGPLQGSPDWLIEIRSPDQSTLDIQQKILHCLSKGTQLAWLIDIQRKQIWVWENQELPLIYADNDTLPTLGNISALTVATVMAMTQQR is encoded by the coding sequence ATGCAATTATCTACTTTCACCAACCCATTAGACAATTTTCTTCAGCAACCTAATATTGAAGCTTCTCCTGCTTGGGAGTTTATCCAGGGAAAAGCCCAGCAAAAACCCATGCCAACGCTGTTTTATTCTCGCTTCCAACGTAACCTTGTTAACGCCATTAACAGCCAAACTACCGCCTACGAAGCTATTCAAGAACTGCGGTGTATTGTACCTCCCATTTCTCCTGTACCTGATATTTCAGTTGTTAAGAGTGAGCGCCTTTCTAATGAAGATGGACCGCTACAAGGTTCACCTGACTGGTTAATTGAAATTCGTTCTCCTGATCAAAGTACATTAGATATACAACAAAAAATCCTGCACTGCTTGAGTAAAGGGACACAGCTTGCTTGGTTAATTGATATTCAAAGAAAGCAAATTTGGGTGTGGGAAAATCAAGAGTTACCACTTATTTATGCCGATAATGATACACTTCCCACCCTTGGTAACATTTCAGCATTGACTGTTGCAACTGTGATGGCAATGACTCAGCAACGATGA
- a CDS encoding Asr1405/Asl0597 family protein has translation MFSLGEQVLQIPLSDRWQIYHRLQELMIACSCPPDGSLRVQVKSLQEAILVRSAVMQFLASRCELVTWLETCWSHSIE, from the coding sequence ATGTTCTCACTAGGTGAACAAGTTTTGCAGATTCCTTTAAGTGATAGATGGCAAATTTATCACCGTTTGCAAGAGTTGATGATTGCTTGTTCTTGCCCTCCAGATGGTTCTTTACGCGTGCAAGTAAAGAGTTTGCAAGAAGCAATTCTTGTCCGCAGTGCAGTCATGCAATTTCTAGCTTCGCGCTGTGAGTTAGTAACATGGTTAGAAACTTGTTGGAGTCACAGTATAGAGTAA
- a CDS encoding DUF2949 domain-containing protein yields the protein MVDRNSDKKLLQFLHNELELSQADIAVALRHREFDKGPIPMLLWQYGFIDLEQLDKIFDWLAEHA from the coding sequence ATGGTAGACCGTAACAGCGATAAGAAATTACTGCAATTTTTGCATAATGAACTGGAACTTTCCCAAGCGGATATTGCTGTTGCTTTGCGACACCGTGAGTTTGATAAAGGACCTATTCCTATGCTGCTTTGGCAGTATGGTTTTATCGATTTAGAACAGTTAGATAAGATTTTTGATTGGTTAGCAGAACACGCATAG
- the cysE gene encoding serine O-acetyltransferase, giving the protein MQQSLDSIKTQTANTDSQKNQRSGGFFEPLMSDFRIIFERDPAARNWLEVIFCYPGFHALCFHRLAHWLHIRKVGFIPRLISHLGRFLTGIEIHPGAKIGKGVFIDHGMGVVIGETAIVGDYALIYQGVTLGGTGKESGKRHPTLGNNVVVGAGAKVLGNIQISDRVRIGAGSIVLRDVPPDSTVVGIPGRIISHKQSKRLSPLEHGKLPDVEAGIIRSLLSRIEKLEQQLQTMNSHQQNEEH; this is encoded by the coding sequence ATGCAACAGTCTCTAGACAGTATTAAAACCCAAACTGCAAATACAGACTCGCAGAAAAATCAACGTTCTGGCGGTTTTTTTGAGCCATTAATGAGTGATTTTCGGATCATTTTTGAGCGTGATCCAGCCGCACGTAATTGGTTGGAGGTTATATTTTGTTATCCTGGATTTCATGCTCTTTGTTTCCATCGTCTCGCACACTGGTTACACATCCGTAAAGTGGGTTTTATCCCTCGTTTAATTTCTCACTTGGGACGATTTTTAACAGGTATTGAAATTCATCCAGGTGCAAAAATTGGTAAAGGTGTATTTATCGATCATGGTATGGGTGTTGTCATTGGTGAAACTGCCATAGTCGGAGATTATGCACTCATTTATCAAGGTGTAACTCTGGGTGGCACAGGGAAAGAAAGCGGTAAACGTCATCCTACCTTGGGTAATAACGTTGTTGTGGGTGCGGGTGCGAAAGTATTAGGAAATATTCAAATTAGCGATCGCGTGCGGATAGGTGCAGGTTCCATAGTCTTGCGTGATGTTCCCCCAGATTCTACCGTTGTTGGTATTCCTGGCCGCATTATTTCCCATAAACAAAGCAAACGTCTTTCTCCTTTAGAACATGGAAAACTACCTGATGTGGAAGCAGGTATAATTCGTTCCTTGCTTTCCCGAATCGAAAAACTTGAACAACAACTGCAAACCATGAATAGTCATCAGCAGAACGAGGAACATTAA